A genomic region of Pyrus communis chromosome 14, drPyrComm1.1, whole genome shotgun sequence contains the following coding sequences:
- the LOC137716213 gene encoding uncharacterized protein produces MRPLDETETTTVFEKLFKFTGNNLKNIVENPSHEGPDPGPGRYCFRLHKNKVYYVSESLVKRATNIARTQLVSLGTCIGRFTHGGKFHLTVQCLSLLASNAKHKVWLKPTSEMSFLYGNHVLKGGLGRITENIVPGDGVVVFSMSDVPLGFGIAAKSTQDCRKLDPNGIVVLHQTDIGEYLRMEDEL; encoded by the coding sequence ATGAGACCTTTAGATGAGACTGAGACCACGACAGTGTTTGAAAAGCTGTTCAAGTTTACAGGCAACAACCTCAAGAACATTGTCGAGAATCCATCTCATGAAGGTCCAGACCCGGGTCCAGGTCGTTACTGCTTTCGCCTCCACAAGAACAAAGTTTACTATGTTAGCGAATCACTAGTAAAGCGTGCTACAAATATAGCTCGGACCCAGTTAGTCTCTCTTGGCACCTGTATTGGTAGGTTCACTCATGGTGGTAAGTTCCATTTAACCGTTCAGTGTCTGAGTTTATTGGCATCAAATGCTAAACACAAGGTCTGGCTTAAACCTACCTCCGAGATGTCGTTCTTGTATGGAAACCATGTTTTGAAAGGTGGTTTGGGGAGGATTACAGAGAATATTGTGCCGGGTGATGGGGTGGTTGTGTTTTCAATGTCAGATGTGCCTTTGGGTTTCGGGATTGCTGCCAAGTCTACTCAAGATTGTAGGAAGTTGGACCCTAATGGAATTGTGGTGCTTCACCAGACTGATATTGGAGAGTACTTGAGGATGGAGGATGAGCTTTGA
- the LOC137714929 gene encoding extensin-2-like: MASHWPYLVYAVAICMIATNVAANYDKPYVHSSPPLPPSSYLPPYFYRSSAPPHYRHQTPPYYKKSPPPPSPSSPLPYVYKSPPPPPPSPPPPYVYKSPSPPSPSPPPPYIYKSPPPPSPSPPPPYVYKSPPPPSPLPPPPYVYKSPPPPYPSPPPPYVYNSPPPASLSPPPPYIYKSPPPTSSSPPPPYVYKSPPPPSPSPPPPYVYKSPPPPSPSPPPPYVYKSPPTPSPSPPPPYFYKSPPPPSPSPPPPYVYKSPPPPSPTPPPPYIYKSPPPTPPSPSPPPPYIYKSPPPPSPSPPPPYVYKSPPPPSPSPPPPYIYKSPPPLSPSPPPPYVYKSPPPPYPSPPPIFPSPPPPYFYKSPPPPSPSPPPYYYASPPPPTHKY, translated from the coding sequence ATGGCCAGTCATTGGCCATACCTGGTTTATGCCGTGGCTATATGCATGATAGCCACAAATGTAGCAGCTAATTATGACAAGCCTTATGTTCATTCATCTCCACCACTACCTCCATCTTCATACCTACCACCCTATTTCTACAGGTCATCCGCTCCGCCGCATTATCGTCACCAAACACCGCCTTACTACAAGAAATCACCACCTCCTCCATCACCATCATCCCCACTTCCCTATGTTTACaaatctccaccaccaccacctccctcACCTCCCCCTCCTTATGTCTACAAGTCACCATCACCTCCTTCTCCGTCCCCGCCTCCTCCTTACATTTAtaaatcaccaccaccaccctcaccatcacctcctcctccttatgTGTACAAATCTCCACCACCACCCTCACCATTACCTCCTCCTCCATATGTATACAAGTCACCACCTCCACCTTATCCATCACCTCCCCCTCCTTATGTCTACAACTCACCACCTCCTGCTTCATTGTCCCCACCTCCGCCTTACATTTATAAGTCCCCACCACCAACTTCATCCTCACCTCCCCCTCCTTATGTCTACAAGTCACCACCACCTCCTTCTCCATCACCCCCACCTCCCTATGTTTACAAGTCCCCACCACCACCTTCACCCTCACCTCCCCCTCCTTATGTCTACAAGTCACCACCAACTCCTTCTCCATCACCCCCACCTCCCTATTTTTACAAgtccccaccaccaccatctcccTCACCTCCCCCTCCTTATGTTTACAAGTCACCACCACCTCCTTCTCCAACCCCTCCTCCTCCATACATTTATAAATCACCACCACCTACTCCTCCATCCCCATCACCTCCACCACCCTACATCTACaagtcaccaccaccaccgtctccatcacctcctcctccatatgtatataaatcaccaccaccaccttctcctTCACCCCCACCTCCCTATATTTACAAGTCACCACCACCCCTATCTCCTTCACCCCCACCTCCTTATGTTTACAAGTCACCACCACCCCCATATCCATCACCTCCTCCCATATTCCCATCGCCACCTCCTCCTTATTTCTATAAGTCACCACCTCCACCATCTCCCTCGCCACCACCGTATTATTACGCGTCTCCTCCACCACCCACTCATAAATACTAA